A window of the Gossypium hirsutum isolate 1008001.06 chromosome A05, Gossypium_hirsutum_v2.1, whole genome shotgun sequence genome harbors these coding sequences:
- the LOC107892547 gene encoding uncharacterized protein At1g27050 → MGLPPNCSVLDLKSRFEIYGSISRIRINCDAVGYIVYRSKESAESAIAASLDSSFGITVDSKRVQVLWATDPLAQWRDGIGVNANNDKGATSSSKLLRPEVPLSRHGRSNKLASTIVNPRTTDDGSSMLELPFKGREIVAYDDIL, encoded by the exons TGGGTCTTCCCCCGAATTGCTCGGTGCTCGATTTGAAGTCGAGGTTTGAGATCTACGGTTCGATCTCTCGCATCCGCATCAATTGTGATGCTGTCGGTTACATTGTATACCGCTCTAAGGAATCCGCCGAGTCCGCCATTGCGGCTTCCCTTGATTCCTCTTTCGGCATTACCGTTGATTCCAAAAGG GTTCAAGTTTTGTGGGCAACCGATCCTTTAGCTCAATGGAGAGACGGAATAGGGGTTAATGCTAATAACGATAAAGGGGCAACATCTTCATCAAAGCTCTTGCGGCCTGAGGTGCCTTTAAGCAGGCATGGAAGAAGTAATAAGCTTGCATCAACCATAGTCAACCCAAGAACCACTGATGATGGTTCTTCAATGTTAGAATTGCCATTTAAAGGTAGAGAAATTGTTGCCTATGATGACATTCTCTAA